One region of Daphnia pulicaria isolate SC F1-1A chromosome 7, SC_F0-13Bv2, whole genome shotgun sequence genomic DNA includes:
- the LOC124349596 gene encoding 28S ribosomal protein S30, mitochondrial-like, translating into MAFKLSVANEATKKSLISQCRRISSYFQPSESEYESKPVYPPILDLSYEARKERKIEEIAQNITKLGTVEEKLIELNAPKYYGWWALNLYERVISYNALPFTQFATRTCLVNELPSIYNDVDEIALKSLPNIKDKLNDLLLQEFEYVSPRTNRKGETKSEATESDRRSRNFIPLLNRLLVNQLSQHNEDLQTTEVDYEPRLEAFWSLGGIEPGKVLKNIREKNEKFYKGKADDPIDRPIQYYGSPRLSLRHNKPLPQLLDRNSGLSVEGAVPSWNLDPRVMGYKYKYCRAVNVPGFWPGTETQHGYMSYLSRGYLKRRDEELSMSDHQDALHVQAILHSFAWTLSQACYLGFGPYTELTYPLSTQTIITDGQNYSFSAYQLNTCALYNKHSGDANPHRNVCFSTDEMKLYDIIEDGQVKGFNDDVLKSLIKFYLIKPTEPQVNMRPYLSPELYIGNVSDTERRQKTEKNFKFLVSNRPNHILKDEIYQWEKIYKIDHDTRPMEKKIRFFETGDPAPGMKRLDDFNPKYVPKHLQNPPKRSRRGRLPVQPSIKL; encoded by the exons ATGGCTTTCAAACTTTCTGTAGCTAATGAAGCTACTAAGAAATCACTGATCTCACAATGTAGAAGAATTTCTAGCTATTTTCAACCGAGTGAAAGTGAATATGAAAGTAAGCCTGTTTATCCACCGATTTTGGATTTGAGTTATGAGGCtcgtaaagaaagaaaaattgaagagaTAGCCCAGAATATTACAAAATTAGGTACAGTCGAAGAAAAACTAATTGAGCTAAATGCACCCAAATATTATGGATGGTGGGCTCTTAATTTGTATGAACGGGTTATTTCGTACAATGCCCTTCCTTTCACTCAATTCGCAACAAGGACTTGTCTTGTCAATGAACTTCCTTCAATCTACAATGATGTAGATGAAATCGCTTTAAAGTCACTTCCTAATATTAAAGACAAACTCAATGACTTACTTCTTCAGGAGTTTGAGTATGTCTCACCAAG AACCAACCGAAAAGGAGAGACCAAATCAGAAGCAACAGAGTCAGATAGACGTTCAAGGAATTTCATCCCTTTGCTAAACAGATTACTAGTCAATCAACTTAGCCAACACAATGAAGATCTTCAAACAACTGAAGTTGATTATGAACCAAGATTGGAAGCCTTTTGGTCATTGGGAGGAATTGAGCCAGGcaaagttttgaaaaatattcgtgaaaagaatgaaaaattctATAAGGGCAAAGCTGATGATCCCATTGACAG ACCCATTCAATATTATGGAAGTCCTCGCTTGAGTTTGAGACATAACAAACCACTTCCTCAACTACTTGATAGAAATAGTGGCCTTAGTGTGGAAGGTGCCGTTCCCAGCTGGAATCTCGACCCACGCGTTATGGGatacaaatacaaatattGTCGTGCCGTTAATGTACCAG GGTTCTGGCCTGGTACTGAAACTCAACACGGATACATGTCCTATTTGTCCCGTGGTTACTTGAAGAGACGCGACGAGGAATTGTCCATGTCCGATCATCAAGATGCTTTGCACGTTCAGGCTATTCTTCATTCCTTTGCTTGGACCTTGTCACAAGCATGCTACTTGG GTTTTGGGCCATATACTGAACTCACGTATCCGCTGAGCACACAGACCATCATTACCGATGGGCAAAACTATTCGTTTTCTGCGTATCAGCTGAATACTTGCGCGCTTTATAACAAGCATTCTGGAGACGCCAATCCCCACCGAAATGTTTGCTTTAGCACTGACGAAATGAAGTTATATGACATTATAGAAGATGGACAAGTCAAAG GTTTCAATGACGACGTTCTTAAATCTTTGATCAAGTTCTACCTGATTAAACCGACTGAACCCCAGGTGAACATGCGACCATATTTGAGCCCCGAGTTGTACATAGGAAATGTCAGCGATACTGAAAGGCGTCagaagacagaaaaaaattttaagtttttggTCTCTAATCGACCCAACCATATCCTCAAGGACGAAATTTATCAATGGGAGAAAATTTACAAA attgatCATGATACGAGACCAATGGAGAAGAAAATTCGATTCTTTGAAACTGGAGATCCTGCTCCAGGAATGAAACGATTGGACGATTTCAATCCAAAATATGTGCCCAAGCATTTGCAAAATCCACCCAAAAGATCCCGTCGTGGAAGATTGCCCGTTCAACCCTCCATTAAACTCTAG
- the LOC124349529 gene encoding extensin-like isoform X2 — protein sequence MQLARILLVLTALAVINTEARWFSLPITFPASFSSLLPFTFNVTKDNSDLGSVTLNIKPKFTREIAGAKVKREVTAETAEKMGRLNSKESRLLGPLTNRWEMGLPSGLGLTLGSVGSLAGVIWTLIGKNLKYKKEHGELDWKDSKGNAPIPAPPTPPAPSYGSYNAPSYSSDYNIPPHQKPEKGFGGFAKGGKGIKEMQAQAMKGLTRLVGLKNLNSLLHPKPKKLKKKKRPMQQQYYAQPVYQSSYTYPQEYAPQPSYDPAPAYAPAPAYDPIPAYAPAPAYEPAPAYAPPPAYDPAPAYAPPPAYDPAPAYAPPPAYDPAPAYAPSPAEFPAYAPPPQDLAPTPQSAPVYAPAPEPAPVPPPVPAQVDVLPPAQYFPTNNFPSPMFSSPHSPREIEDSPTQTAQQWNGPSVSQSDSLPPQISDSAPVDDSTPVVPPPTFISIQTNGFLPIFPSPVDPIPFEPSPDNSQAPQMPESIGNVPTFGVEPSPPAPPSAPFPPPAPPSAPLPPPPGPAPYLPPPSAPSPPRLPPRGSRLEDSQPLEESLSVTEDSSSQITPTTATSPVVTTNAEEEFEMDEEGGPQYSIMEESALTDAADTNSSIPYGTRLNSAHRTATL from the exons ATGCAGCTTGCACGAATTCTTTTGGTTTTGACGGCATTGGCCGTCATTAATACCGAAGCAAGATGGTTTAGTCTTCCAATTACTTTTCCAGCCTCTTTCAGCTCACTTTTACCGTTTACATTTAACGTCACTAAAGATAATTCAGACTTGGGCTCGGTTACCTTAAAcataaaaccaaaattcaCCAGAGAA ATTGCTGGAGCAAAGGTTAAACGCGAAGTCACGGCTGAAACAGCCGAAAAAATGGGTCGCCTTAACAGCAAAGAGAGCCGTTTATTAGGTCCACTTACTAACAGGTGGGAAATGGGATTACCTTCCGGACTCGGCCTCACTTTGGGATCTGTTGGATCGCTTGCTGGGGTTATTTGGACACTAATTGGAA aaaatcTAAAGTATAAAAAGGAACACGGCGAACTTGATTGGAAAGATTCGAAGGGAAATGCGCCTATCCCTGCTCCTCCCACCCCACCAGCTCCTTCCTACGGATCCTACAATGCTCCATCTTATTCTTCCGACTACAATATTCCACCGCATCAGAAACCGGAAAAAGGATTTGGTGGTTTTGCAAAGGGAGGTAAAGGCATTAAAGAAATGCAAGCTCAAGCCATGAAAGGACTGACGAGGCTGGTAGGTTTGAAGAATTTGAATAGCTTATTGCATCCCAAGCCAaagaaattaaagaagaagaagaggcccaTGCAGCAGCAGTACTATGCCCAACCCGTATACCAATCTTCCTACACTTATCCACAAGAATATGCTCCACAACCAAGTTACGATCCTGCTCCAGCAT ATGCCCCTGCCCCAGCTTACGATCCTATTCCAGCATATGCCCCTGCCCCAGCTTACGAGCCTGCTCCAGCATATGCTCCTCCTCCAGCTTACGATCCAGCTCCAGCTTATGCTCCTCCTCCAGCTTACGATCCAGCTCCAGCTTATGCTCCTCCTCCAGCTTACGATCCAGCTCCAGCTTATGCTCCTTCTCCAGCAGAGTTTCCTGCTTATGCTCCTCCTCCCCAAGATTTGGCACCAACGCCTCAATCAGCCCCAGTTTACGCTCCAGCTCCTGAACCAGCACCTGTTCCGCCTCCCGTGCCCGCTCAAGTTGATGTCTTACCGCCTGCACAATACTTTCCAACCAATAATTTCCCCTCCCCGATGTTCTCATCTCCCCATTCACCTCGTGAAATCGAAGATAGTCCTACACAAACCGCTCAACAATGGAATGGACCTTCCGTTTCCCAATCGGATTCTCTGCCACCTCAAATTTCAGATTCTGCGCCAGTTGATGATTCCACTCCTGTAGTACCACCACCCACcttcatttcaattcaaacaaACGGTTTTTTGCCAATATTCCCTTCTCCAGTTGATCCTATACCTTTTGAACCCTCACCCGATAACAGTCAAGCCCCACAAATGCCAGAATCTATTGGGAATGTACCTACATTCGGCGTGGAGCCTTCTCCTCCGGCTCCTCCATCCGCTCCTTTTCCTCCACCTGCTCCTCCATCCgctcctcttcctcctccacCTGGTCCTGCTCCTTATCTTCCACCTCCATCTGCTCCTTCTCCTCCACGTCTTCCACCTAGAGGCTCACGTCTTGAAGATTCACAGCCCTTAGAGGAAAGCCTTTCTGTGACCGAAGATAGTAGCTCTCAGATTACTCCAACGACTGCAACATCGCCTGTTGTCACAACGAATGCGGAAGAAGAATTCGAAATGGATGAAGAAGGAGGCCCTCAATACAGTATCATGGAGGAATCAGCTCTTACGGATGCAGCCGATACAAATAGTTCCATACCTTATGGAACACGTCTTAACAGTGCACATAGAACTGCAACTCtctaa
- the LOC124349529 gene encoding extensin-like isoform X1, translating to MQLARILLVLTALAVINTEARWFSLPITFPASFSSLLPFTFNVTKDNSDLGSVTLNIKPKFTREIAGAKVKREVTAETAEKMGRLNSKESRLLGPLTNRWEMGLPSGLGLTLGSVGSLAGVIWTLIGKNLKYKKEHGELDWKDSKGNAPIPAPPTPPAPSYGSYNAPSYSSDYNIPPHQKPEKGFGGFAKGGKGIKEMQAQAMKGLTRLVGLKNLNSLLHPKPKKLKKKKRPMQQQYYAQPVYQSSYTYPQEYAPQPSYDPAPAYAPAPAYDPAPAYAPAPAYDPAPAHAPAPAYDPIPAYAPAPAYEPAPAYAPPPAYDPAPAYAPPPAYDPAPAYAPPPAYDPAPAYAPSPAEFPAYAPPPQDLAPTPQSAPVYAPAPEPAPVPPPVPAQVDVLPPAQYFPTNNFPSPMFSSPHSPREIEDSPTQTAQQWNGPSVSQSDSLPPQISDSAPVDDSTPVVPPPTFISIQTNGFLPIFPSPVDPIPFEPSPDNSQAPQMPESIGNVPTFGVEPSPPAPPSAPFPPPAPPSAPLPPPPGPAPYLPPPSAPSPPRLPPRGSRLEDSQPLEESLSVTEDSSSQITPTTATSPVVTTNAEEEFEMDEEGGPQYSIMEESALTDAADTNSSIPYGTRLNSAHRTATL from the exons ATGCAGCTTGCACGAATTCTTTTGGTTTTGACGGCATTGGCCGTCATTAATACCGAAGCAAGATGGTTTAGTCTTCCAATTACTTTTCCAGCCTCTTTCAGCTCACTTTTACCGTTTACATTTAACGTCACTAAAGATAATTCAGACTTGGGCTCGGTTACCTTAAAcataaaaccaaaattcaCCAGAGAA ATTGCTGGAGCAAAGGTTAAACGCGAAGTCACGGCTGAAACAGCCGAAAAAATGGGTCGCCTTAACAGCAAAGAGAGCCGTTTATTAGGTCCACTTACTAACAGGTGGGAAATGGGATTACCTTCCGGACTCGGCCTCACTTTGGGATCTGTTGGATCGCTTGCTGGGGTTATTTGGACACTAATTGGAA aaaatcTAAAGTATAAAAAGGAACACGGCGAACTTGATTGGAAAGATTCGAAGGGAAATGCGCCTATCCCTGCTCCTCCCACCCCACCAGCTCCTTCCTACGGATCCTACAATGCTCCATCTTATTCTTCCGACTACAATATTCCACCGCATCAGAAACCGGAAAAAGGATTTGGTGGTTTTGCAAAGGGAGGTAAAGGCATTAAAGAAATGCAAGCTCAAGCCATGAAAGGACTGACGAGGCTGGTAGGTTTGAAGAATTTGAATAGCTTATTGCATCCCAAGCCAaagaaattaaagaagaagaagaggcccaTGCAGCAGCAGTACTATGCCCAACCCGTATACCAATCTTCCTACACTTATCCACAAGAATATGCTCCACAACCAAGTTACGATCCTGCTCCAGCATATGCCCCTGCCCCAGCTTACGATCCTGCTCCAGCATATGCCCCTGCCCCAGCTTACGATCCTGCTCCAGCACATGCCCCTGCCCCAGCTTACGATCCTATTCCAGCATATGCCCCTGCCCCAGCTTACGAGCCTGCTCCAGCATATGCTCCTCCTCCAGCTTACGATCCAGCTCCAGCTTATGCTCCTCCTCCAGCTTACGATCCAGCTCCAGCTTATGCTCCTCCTCCAGCTTACGATCCAGCTCCAGCTTATGCTCCTTCTCCAGCAGAGTTTCCTGCTTATGCTCCTCCTCCCCAAGATTTGGCACCAACGCCTCAATCAGCCCCAGTTTACGCTCCAGCTCCTGAACCAGCACCTGTTCCGCCTCCCGTGCCCGCTCAAGTTGATGTCTTACCGCCTGCACAATACTTTCCAACCAATAATTTCCCCTCCCCGATGTTCTCATCTCCCCATTCACCTCGTGAAATCGAAGATAGTCCTACACAAACCGCTCAACAATGGAATGGACCTTCCGTTTCCCAATCGGATTCTCTGCCACCTCAAATTTCAGATTCTGCGCCAGTTGATGATTCCACTCCTGTAGTACCACCACCCACcttcatttcaattcaaacaaACGGTTTTTTGCCAATATTCCCTTCTCCAGTTGATCCTATACCTTTTGAACCCTCACCCGATAACAGTCAAGCCCCACAAATGCCAGAATCTATTGGGAATGTACCTACATTCGGCGTGGAGCCTTCTCCTCCGGCTCCTCCATCCGCTCCTTTTCCTCCACCTGCTCCTCCATCCgctcctcttcctcctccacCTGGTCCTGCTCCTTATCTTCCACCTCCATCTGCTCCTTCTCCTCCACGTCTTCCACCTAGAGGCTCACGTCTTGAAGATTCACAGCCCTTAGAGGAAAGCCTTTCTGTGACCGAAGATAGTAGCTCTCAGATTACTCCAACGACTGCAACATCGCCTGTTGTCACAACGAATGCGGAAGAAGAATTCGAAATGGATGAAGAAGGAGGCCCTCAATACAGTATCATGGAGGAATCAGCTCTTACGGATGCAGCCGATACAAATAGTTCCATACCTTATGGAACACGTCTTAACAGTGCACATAGAACTGCAACTCtctaa
- the LOC124350136 gene encoding cytochrome b-c1 complex subunit 6, mitochondrial-like isoform X2, whose translation MSEQEAPELVDPAVEIREKCTQTKECAALLEKFNACNERVSSKSATTETCVEEQSDFLHCVDHCFAPKLFKLLK comes from the exons ATGTCCGAAcaa GAAGCTCCCGAGTTGGTG GATCCAGCAGTAGAAATCAGGGAAAAGTGCACCCAAACTAAGGAATGTGCTGCCCTGTTGGAAAAGTTCAATGCTTGCAATGAACGAGTATCCAGCAAATCTGCCACAACCGAGACCTGTGTAGAGGAACAATCAGATTTTCTCCACTGTGTTGACCACTGT ttTGCCCCCAAGCTATTCAAACTTCTAAAGTAA
- the LOC124350136 gene encoding cytochrome b-c1 complex subunit 6, mitochondrial-like isoform X1, translating to MSEQEAASEPVEVEEEAPELVDPAVEIREKCTQTKECAALLEKFNACNERVSSKSATTETCVEEQSDFLHCVDHCFAPKLFKLLK from the exons ATGTCCGAAcaa GAAGCAGCATCCGAGCCGGTAGAAGTAGAGGAG GAAGCTCCCGAGTTGGTG GATCCAGCAGTAGAAATCAGGGAAAAGTGCACCCAAACTAAGGAATGTGCTGCCCTGTTGGAAAAGTTCAATGCTTGCAATGAACGAGTATCCAGCAAATCTGCCACAACCGAGACCTGTGTAGAGGAACAATCAGATTTTCTCCACTGTGTTGACCACTGT ttTGCCCCCAAGCTATTCAAACTTCTAAAGTAA